In Raphanus sativus cultivar WK10039 chromosome 5, ASM80110v3, whole genome shotgun sequence, the following proteins share a genomic window:
- the LOC108857078 gene encoding scarecrow-like protein 5, translating into MEATKKHIIIQDGSSMFYHQPSSVQQMNLSVQTFDSYCTLESSSGPTSHPCPDNPTSSTTSFSSNGSPVSQANNNSPLSGSSSATNNNETELSLMLKDLETAMMEPELDNNSFNSYEFGQQQQQQYRAVSSAMEMMISKGDLIGTLYECAKAVENHDVAMTDWLISHLQQMVSVSGEPVQRLGAYLLEGLIARLASSGSSIYREMRCKDPTGPELLTYMHILYEACPYFKFGYESANGAIAEAVKNESSVHIIDFQISQGGQWVSLIRALGARPGGRAPRVRITGIDDPRSSFARQGGLELVGLRLGKLAEMHGVPFEFRGAALCCTEVETEKLGVRDGEALAVNFPLVLHHMPDESVTVENHRDRLLRLVKRLSPKVVTLVEQEANTNTAPFLPRFVETMSHYLAVFESIDVKLGRDHKERISVEQHCLAREVVNLVACEGVEREERHEPLGKWRSRFRMAGFEPYPLSSYVNATIKGLLESYSEKYTLEERDGALYLGWKNQPLVTSCAWR; encoded by the coding sequence ATGGAGGCTACAAAGAAACATATCATCATTCAAGATGGGTCTTCAATGTTTTATCATCAACCATCTTCAGTCCAGCAAATGAACCTCTCTGTTCAGACATTTGATTCTTACTGCACACTTGAATCCTCTTCAGGCCCCACGTCTCATCCTTGTCCTGACAACCCCACTTCTTCGACCACAAGCTTTTCCTCTAACGGAAGCCCAGTTTCACAAGCCAACAACAACTCTCCTTTGAGCGGTTCTTCTTCAGCAACAAACAACAACGAGACAGAGCTTAGTCTCATGCTTAAAGACCTAGAGACTGCAATGATGGAGCCTGAACTAGACAACAACAGCTTCAATAGTTATGAGTTtggacaacaacaacaacaacaatatagAGCTGTTTCTTCAGCTATGGAGATGATGATCTCCAAGGGAGATCTAATAGGAACCCTCTACGAATGCGCCAAAGCTGTTGAAAACCACGACGTGGCAATGACTGATTGGTTAATCTCTCACTTACAGCAGATGGTTTCGGTATCAGGAGAGCCTGTTCAGCGCTTAGGAGCGTATCTCCTCGAAGGGCTTATAGCTCGGCTAGCTTCTTCTGGTAGCTCAATCTATAGAGAGATGAGATGCAAAGACCCGACAGGTCCTGAGCTTCTTACCTACATGCATATCTTATACGAAGCTTGTCCTTATTTCAAGTTCGGTTACGAATCTGCTAACGGAGCCATAGCTGAAGCTGTGAAGAACGAGAGTTCTGTGCATATTATAGATTTTCAAATCTCTCAAGGTGGTCAGTGGGTGAGTTTGATACGTGCTCTCGGTGCTCGTCCTGGTGGACGAGCACCGAGAGTGAGGATAACGGGGATTGATGATCCTAGATCGTCCTTTGCTCGACAAGGCGGTCTTGAGTTAGTTGGACTCAGACTTGGGAAGCTTGCTGAGATGCACGGCGTGCCGTTTGAGTTCCGTGGAGCTGCTCTGTGCTGCACTGAGGTTGAAACAGAGAAGCTTGGAGTCAGAGACGGTGAAGCGCTAGCGGTTAACTTCCCGCTAGTTCTTCACCACATGCCTGATGAGAGTGTAACAGTGGAGAATCATAGAGACAGGCTGTTGAGATTGGTTAAGCGTCTGTCACCAAAGGTGGTTACTCTAGTGGAGCAAGAAGCGAACACGAACACTGCGCCGTTTCTTCCGCGGTTCGTGGAGACGATGAGCCATTACTTGGCGGTGTTCGAGTCCATAGATGTGAAGCTCGGTAGAGATCACAAGGAGAGGATCAGCGTGGAGCAGCATTGTTTGGCTAGGGAAGTGGTGAATCTTGTGGCTTGCGAAGGGgtggagagagaagagaggcaTGAGCCGTTGGGGAAGTGGAGGTCGAGGTTTCGCATGGCCGGGTTCGAACCGTATCCGTTGAGCTCGTACGTGAACGCGACGATCAAAGGGTTGCTGGAGAGTTATTCGGAGAAGTATACACTTGAAGAGAGAGATGGAGCGTTGTATTTAGGGTGGAAGAATCAGCCTCTTGTCACTTCTTGTGCTTGGaggtaa